The Bacillus sp. Marseille-Q1617 genome has a segment encoding these proteins:
- a CDS encoding pilus assembly protein, with translation MSKLFSKRMKNENGALTFEFLGILPFFFMFFLLLWQVVATGYAVYTVKTAVNEGAKTYSATKDSIEAENTVKNALGSSSVISYKGVTISPMDANGKFEMNVSVDHPLVFIPKQWKDKTALSFDQSAVGQVLVK, from the coding sequence ATGAGTAAACTCTTTTCTAAGAGAATGAAAAACGAAAATGGTGCTCTTACGTTTGAGTTTTTAGGTATTCTACCTTTCTTCTTTATGTTCTTCCTGCTTTTATGGCAAGTCGTAGCCACTGGTTATGCTGTTTATACTGTTAAAACAGCTGTAAATGAAGGAGCCAAGACTTATTCAGCTACTAAAGACAGTATAGAAGCTGAAAATACGGTAAAAAATGCACTTGGATCAAGTTCAGTAATCTCATACAAAGGGGTTACTATCTCCCCAATGGATGCTAACGGGAAATTTGAAATGAATGTATCAGTTGACCATCCACTTGTGTTCATCCCGAAGCAATGGAAAGATAAAACAGCCCTTTCGTTTGATCAGTCAGCTGTAGGTCAGGTGCTTGTAAAATGA
- a CDS encoding VWA domain-containing protein: MYLKRILPVVLGVSIFIIGCGNEENEKADTASQKVEQTNDESTKDNNEEKNTEKNKEEVKLDVKPLPSSYEELEEMPVGEESKHIPLLTQEDKEKAVERFKGLPDVKNNPSEEELDYYYQELLSMVQRDFKGPEEMMKQLKFQSFGNPEIEDSRYQFKENLNVEIILDASGSMAQNAGNNTKMESAKEEILNFVKELPEGTKVGMRVYGHKGSNADSDKELSCKSSEIVYPINTYETAKFQTALDQVKPTGWTPISLALKEAQKDLSKFNGENNTNIVYLVSDGIETCDQDPVEAAKDLYDSNLNPIINVIGFDVDGEGQRQLKEIADTTEGIYSNVEDQAGLKAELKKINNVAEAWDKWKEKGEESIELKEVQNSLDIFEYITKEDVKATDERVQINLLLSTFTEFDYMSKESRDYLQNKNNEYHKWISGEIDEFKNQLKVLNEKNYQEAKKALEEKYQLNSQ, encoded by the coding sequence ATGTACTTAAAGAGAATACTGCCTGTAGTACTAGGGGTATCGATATTTATTATCGGTTGTGGAAATGAAGAGAATGAAAAAGCAGATACTGCATCTCAGAAGGTAGAACAAACAAATGATGAATCTACTAAAGACAATAATGAAGAAAAAAACACTGAAAAGAATAAGGAAGAAGTTAAGTTAGATGTCAAACCACTGCCGTCTTCTTATGAAGAATTGGAAGAAATGCCTGTTGGTGAAGAATCCAAGCATATTCCCTTATTAACGCAAGAAGATAAAGAAAAAGCAGTGGAACGATTTAAAGGCTTGCCTGATGTTAAAAATAACCCATCAGAAGAGGAACTTGATTATTATTATCAAGAATTACTAAGTATGGTTCAAAGAGACTTTAAGGGCCCGGAAGAAATGATGAAACAGCTAAAGTTTCAGTCTTTTGGGAATCCAGAAATTGAAGACTCACGTTACCAATTCAAAGAAAATCTTAATGTTGAGATTATTCTTGATGCTTCAGGGAGTATGGCTCAAAACGCAGGTAATAATACGAAGATGGAGTCAGCCAAAGAAGAAATCCTGAATTTTGTAAAAGAGCTGCCAGAAGGAACAAAAGTAGGGATGAGGGTATACGGACATAAGGGAAGCAATGCAGATTCTGATAAAGAACTCTCTTGTAAAAGTTCTGAAATCGTATATCCAATAAACACCTATGAAACTGCCAAATTTCAAACAGCTCTGGACCAAGTGAAGCCGACAGGATGGACACCAATCTCTCTTGCTCTAAAAGAAGCTCAAAAAGATTTATCAAAGTTTAATGGAGAGAACAATACGAATATTGTTTACCTTGTAAGTGATGGGATTGAAACGTGTGACCAGGACCCGGTAGAGGCGGCAAAAGATCTGTATGATTCCAATTTAAACCCTATTATCAATGTGATTGGTTTTGATGTAGACGGTGAAGGTCAAAGGCAGCTAAAGGAAATTGCTGATACGACTGAGGGGATTTATTCTAATGTTGAAGATCAAGCAGGGCTAAAGGCAGAACTTAAAAAAATAAATAATGTTGCGGAAGCATGGGATAAATGGAAAGAAAAAGGTGAGGAATCAATCGAACTGAAAGAAGTCCAAAACAGTTTGGATATCTTCGAATATATAACCAAGGAAGATGTAAAGGCAACAGATGAAAGAGTTCAGATTAATTTATTACTCTCAACTTTCACTGAATTTGATTATATGAGTAAAGAATCAAGGGATTATTTACAAAATAAGAACAATGAGTACCATAAGTGGATCAGTGGAGAGATTGATGAATTTAAAAATCAATTGAAGGTATTAAACGAAAAGAACTATCAAGAAGCGAAAAAAGCACTGGAAGAGAAGTATCAACTTAATAGTCAATAG
- a CDS encoding flagella basal body P-ring formation protein FlgA, which yields MIESKKRAFIFLFLAFLLALVAGYLVYDKVKDLNSELGGMTKVYVAKGDIPSRTLIKENQIQAMEIPNKFVTESHVTGKLELKDRVSVVPLSDGDIITTNMIKPASNLNNENDRVVAIYRNDKIQFDQVIAALDRIDIIVSREVNGERKTELFMEDVPVSYAEGDEKSFAGVAVVVPKEKASELIHVQNYAEHIRILKANVGKESEPAQTETTSEAKPEEKPKEETKKEDKPASQDKPKESNQGDTTNGKES from the coding sequence ATGATTGAGTCCAAAAAAAGGGCATTTATATTTTTATTTTTAGCTTTTCTTTTAGCGCTTGTAGCTGGTTACTTAGTTTATGACAAGGTAAAAGATCTTAATTCCGAACTGGGCGGAATGACTAAGGTGTATGTTGCAAAAGGAGACATACCTTCAAGAACTTTGATAAAGGAAAACCAAATTCAAGCAATGGAAATACCGAATAAATTCGTAACAGAATCCCATGTTACAGGAAAGCTTGAATTAAAAGATAGGGTTTCTGTAGTCCCTCTAAGTGATGGAGACATTATTACAACAAATATGATTAAACCTGCCTCAAATCTAAATAATGAAAACGATAGAGTAGTAGCTATTTATAGGAATGACAAAATTCAATTTGATCAAGTAATAGCAGCCTTAGATAGAATTGACATCATAGTGTCCAGAGAGGTTAATGGCGAAAGAAAAACAGAATTATTTATGGAGGACGTTCCCGTCTCTTACGCTGAAGGTGATGAAAAAAGTTTTGCCGGGGTTGCCGTGGTAGTACCGAAAGAAAAAGCGTCTGAATTAATCCATGTACAAAACTATGCCGAACATATAAGGATATTAAAAGCAAATGTAGGAAAAGAATCAGAACCGGCTCAGACAGAAACTACTTCTGAAGCCAAACCTGAGGAAAAACCAAAAGAGGAAACGAAAAAAGAAGATAAACCAGCTAGTCAGGATAAACCAAAAGAATCAAATCAAGGAGATACAACAAATGGAAAAGAATCTTGA
- a CDS encoding AAA family ATPase, which translates to MEKNLDILLVSEDEIITNQILNTLEQEESTVTVISPEDTVREVNRQTRDIIVFVQSDNDNSVELIQYIKTVNPTTYVIFLAVSSEITVLRNVTRAGAEDFFVLPDEMSLFLSRFPTIKKNYALKQSSQEDKQVVFGKGRGQIFSFYSAKGGSGKSVISSTFAQTLKLESAAEVILLDFNFQYGGIETIMSIESNRSIADLSPVINELNENHVRNVSQTESHSQMEILVSPCDAEVGETLDEQFIAKLLRTCRRSFDYVIIDLPSEVNNLMVTTLEESDKIYYVLYPETSSLKVLKHYEELCTRLGIDLQSRMEIILNEVSKENELQEGDLKDILRFPISASIRRDLKGLQPYVNKGEPIRKSPKEKRLIPFAKDVRKFAKSVLN; encoded by the coding sequence ATGGAAAAGAATCTTGATATTCTACTAGTTAGTGAAGATGAAATCATTACAAACCAAATACTCAATACATTAGAACAGGAAGAGAGTACCGTAACAGTTATCAGTCCGGAAGATACTGTAAGGGAAGTGAACAGACAGACCAGGGATATCATTGTGTTTGTTCAGTCAGATAATGATAATTCAGTAGAGTTGATTCAATATATTAAAACGGTTAACCCTACTACGTATGTGATCTTTCTGGCTGTAAGTTCAGAAATTACGGTTTTGAGAAATGTAACAAGAGCAGGAGCGGAGGATTTCTTCGTCTTACCGGATGAGATGTCTCTCTTCTTGAGCAGGTTTCCGACGATTAAGAAAAATTACGCATTGAAACAAAGCAGTCAAGAAGATAAGCAAGTGGTCTTTGGAAAAGGAAGGGGTCAAATCTTTTCCTTTTATAGTGCTAAAGGGGGGAGCGGAAAATCCGTTATCTCCTCGACATTTGCGCAAACCTTAAAGCTTGAATCAGCAGCAGAGGTCATTCTGCTTGATTTTAATTTTCAATATGGGGGGATAGAGACCATCATGTCCATCGAATCGAACCGGTCAATAGCAGATTTGTCACCGGTTATAAATGAGCTGAATGAGAACCACGTAAGAAACGTTTCTCAAACTGAATCTCACTCTCAAATGGAAATCCTGGTCAGCCCTTGTGATGCGGAAGTAGGGGAAACGCTGGATGAACAATTTATTGCTAAGTTATTAAGAACATGTCGAAGATCGTTTGATTACGTTATTATCGATCTACCTTCCGAAGTGAATAATTTAATGGTCACCACCTTAGAAGAATCAGACAAAATATATTATGTACTTTATCCGGAAACATCCTCGTTGAAGGTGTTAAAGCACTATGAAGAATTATGTACCAGGCTGGGGATCGATCTGCAGTCGCGTATGGAAATCATTCTTAATGAAGTTTCTAAAGAAAACGAACTTCAAGAAGGTGATTTAAAGGATATCTTGAGATTCCCGATTTCAGCATCCATTCGCAGAGATCTAAAAGGGCTGCAGCCATATGTAAATAAAGGAGAACCAATCAGAAAGTCTCCTAAGGAGAAGCGACTTATTCCTTTTGCTAAGGATGTCAGAAAGTTTGCTAAGTCAGTCTTAAACTAG
- a CDS encoding CpaF family protein, which translates to MSSLFDKRKEKMSKNRPTSYEYENHLVDDLVEHYKSRLLRDTNLEALTQLTQGEMRLKIEQLVSQFMSEERVIISRNDKELLISRILDESVGYGPLEPLINDETITEILINGYEEIYVERLGKLEISHVKFRDDEHVRHVVDRIVAPLGRRIDESSPMVDARLPDGSRVNAVIPPISLNGTLVSIRKFRAEPFKMDDLLNFNTLNSNMSKFLDAVVKSKLNTLISGGTGSGKTTILNVLAASIPFGERVITIEDSAELRLDRPNVVGMEARPENVEGRGEVSIRNLVKNALRMRPDRIIVGEVRSGEAFDMLQAMNTGHEGSITTVHANSPEDALRRVEAMVVMAGMDLPSHIVREYIVGALDIIVQATRLTDGTRKIISISEVMKNADGSHEMKEIFTYKRTAMKKDGTIEGYYTATGYVPKCLERLKVFGNEISESAFSPLYEEVST; encoded by the coding sequence ATGTCGTCTCTATTTGATAAACGAAAAGAAAAAATGAGTAAGAATCGACCGACTTCCTATGAATATGAGAATCACCTGGTGGATGATCTTGTAGAGCATTATAAATCCAGGTTATTAAGAGATACAAACCTCGAAGCCCTAACACAACTCACTCAAGGTGAGATGAGACTAAAGATTGAACAACTTGTATCACAATTCATGTCGGAAGAAAGAGTGATTATTTCACGGAATGACAAAGAGTTACTAATATCTAGAATTTTAGATGAGTCTGTGGGATACGGGCCTCTAGAGCCTCTGATTAATGATGAAACGATTACAGAAATCTTAATTAATGGATATGAAGAAATCTATGTTGAGAGGCTAGGTAAGCTAGAAATCAGTCATGTGAAGTTCAGGGATGATGAACATGTTAGGCACGTAGTAGACCGTATTGTTGCACCTCTTGGCAGGAGAATTGATGAAAGCTCACCAATGGTAGATGCAAGGTTACCAGATGGAAGCAGGGTGAATGCTGTCATACCTCCGATTAGTTTAAACGGTACGTTGGTTTCCATAAGGAAATTCAGAGCTGAACCGTTCAAAATGGATGATCTGCTTAACTTCAACACGTTAAATTCCAATATGTCTAAGTTTCTTGATGCCGTAGTTAAATCCAAATTAAATACATTGATATCGGGGGGGACAGGATCAGGTAAAACCACGATACTTAATGTCTTAGCTGCTTCTATACCATTTGGAGAACGCGTCATAACGATAGAGGATTCTGCAGAGTTAAGGCTGGATAGACCGAATGTAGTAGGGATGGAAGCAAGACCTGAAAATGTAGAAGGAAGAGGAGAGGTTTCTATCAGGAACTTGGTGAAAAATGCTCTTCGTATGAGACCCGACCGTATTATCGTAGGAGAGGTACGAAGCGGGGAAGCCTTTGACATGCTTCAGGCCATGAACACCGGTCATGAAGGTTCCATTACTACAGTCCATGCCAATTCACCTGAGGATGCGCTTCGACGTGTGGAAGCCATGGTCGTGATGGCGGGGATGGACCTTCCTTCTCATATTGTCAGAGAATATATAGTCGGTGCTTTGGATATCATCGTACAAGCAACTCGTCTAACGGATGGTACCAGGAAGATTATTTCAATCTCAGAAGTTATGAAAAATGCGGATGGAAGTCATGAAATGAAAGAAATCTTCACCTATAAACGTACAGCTATGAAAAAAGATGGCACGATCGAAGGATACTATACAGCTACTGGTTATGTTCCGAAATGTCTAGAGCGTTTGAAGGTATTTGGGAATGAAATATCCGAATCTGCCTTTAGCCCTCTATATGAGGAGGTGAGCACTTGA
- a CDS encoding type II secretion system F family protein, with translation MIAALVTTLATLVFIIALNFFLEYRKEKREWRKQVHDFYSNGEKRKSYIVLLGDRFDRTETAKPIYEKLRSANIPLTPSEYFGAQVVAAMGFVIVLGNFFNLNFLISIFVSLMFLEGGKRLVFLLRKNIIKQRLAQQLPEICRLLANATRSGMTLNQGVQLAAQEISEPAKSEFKRLAQEISLGIDFNTAIRSMEKRIDNREFKLFVATILIQKKAGGNLFSVLDEMGQTLEERKILMQEIKTMTAEQRYVAYIVPVIPIFLVLMMNNIIEGFLDPLFTGLGVILLLLFIGGTFLTFFLVRKVTNIRV, from the coding sequence TTGATTGCAGCTTTAGTCACTACTCTGGCTACATTGGTATTTATAATTGCATTGAATTTTTTCCTCGAGTACAGGAAAGAAAAGCGGGAGTGGAGGAAGCAAGTTCACGACTTTTATAGTAATGGCGAGAAGAGAAAAAGTTACATTGTACTTTTGGGAGACCGATTTGATCGTACAGAGACAGCCAAACCCATTTATGAAAAGTTAAGATCTGCCAATATTCCATTGACGCCATCTGAGTACTTTGGAGCACAGGTAGTAGCCGCTATGGGGTTTGTTATCGTACTTGGCAACTTCTTTAACCTTAATTTTCTTATTAGCATTTTCGTATCGCTTATGTTTCTTGAGGGCGGAAAGAGGCTTGTCTTCTTATTAAGGAAAAATATAATAAAGCAGCGTCTTGCCCAGCAATTACCGGAAATATGCAGGCTTCTTGCAAACGCAACAAGGTCGGGGATGACTCTTAATCAGGGTGTCCAGCTTGCAGCTCAAGAAATAAGTGAACCTGCAAAGAGTGAATTTAAACGACTGGCTCAAGAAATTTCATTAGGTATTGATTTCAACACTGCAATCAGATCTATGGAGAAAAGGATCGATAATCGAGAATTCAAGTTATTTGTCGCTACCATACTCATTCAAAAAAAGGCAGGGGGTAATTTATTTTCTGTGCTGGATGAAATGGGTCAGACACTGGAAGAAAGGAAGATCCTGATGCAGGAAATCAAAACAATGACTGCGGAACAAAGATATGTAGCATATATCGTCCCTGTCATTCCAATATTTCTTGTTTTAATGATGAATAACATCATTGAGGGTTTCCTTGATCCGTTATTTACAGGTCTAGGTGTTATACTTTTGCTCCTATTCATAGGAGGGACCTTTTTGACATTCTTCTTAGTGCGAAAGGTTACCAACATTAGGGTGTGA
- a CDS encoding type II secretion system F family protein codes for MDGLIVIFLVLTLLFLGLSLKSFYSYIVTKNELKKEVAQKTYIYNSFEKKATRKEKILTKIFGYADDFTAIGQRVNFFSEDHEINKLLIKAGHPYGLTVERFQGLKMFFLVIGLIIGGICLVLQLPFSQVAVILYPIAGYGGAILWLNGKAKKRQEDLSFQLPDFLDTMSVTLQAGVGLNQALQDIVPYFEGPIKEEFGRFIQELSVGVPRGEAYQTLLERNDSREFQLLIKSLIQGERLGVPISKTFKLQAEEMRKIKKEMIKEKAAKASPKVTLITTFLVLPSALILIGGLMIINMFSENRNILQMFQ; via the coding sequence ATGGATGGATTAATCGTAATTTTTTTAGTACTGACTCTATTATTTTTAGGCCTAAGCTTAAAAAGCTTCTATTCTTATATAGTGACAAAAAACGAATTGAAAAAAGAAGTAGCTCAAAAAACCTATATCTATAATTCTTTCGAAAAAAAAGCTACTAGAAAAGAAAAGATCTTAACCAAAATCTTTGGGTATGCGGATGATTTCACAGCAATCGGTCAGCGGGTTAATTTTTTCAGTGAAGATCACGAAATTAATAAGCTATTAATCAAAGCGGGACATCCATACGGATTGACTGTTGAGAGATTCCAGGGGTTAAAGATGTTCTTTCTGGTAATCGGACTGATAATAGGTGGAATATGCCTGGTTTTGCAGCTGCCGTTTTCGCAAGTCGCTGTTATCCTTTATCCCATTGCAGGTTATGGAGGGGCAATTCTCTGGTTAAATGGTAAAGCCAAGAAGAGACAGGAAGATCTTTCATTCCAGCTTCCTGACTTCCTTGACACGATGAGTGTCACACTTCAAGCAGGAGTAGGGCTAAATCAGGCTTTGCAAGATATAGTACCCTATTTTGAAGGACCAATCAAAGAAGAATTTGGTCGGTTCATCCAAGAATTAAGTGTAGGGGTTCCCAGGGGAGAAGCATATCAAACTCTCTTGGAACGGAACGACAGCAGGGAGTTCCAGCTCCTTATTAAATCATTGATTCAAGGCGAACGCCTTGGTGTTCCAATTTCAAAAACATTTAAACTGCAAGCTGAGGAAATGAGAAAAATCAAGAAAGAAATGATCAAAGAAAAAGCGGCGAAAGCATCACCGAAAGTAACGCTTATAACAACCTTTCTCGTTCTTCCATCAGCCCTAATACTTATTGGCGGTTTAATGATTATAAATATGTTTAGTGAAAACCGAAACATCCTACAGATGTTTCAGTAA